The sequence TCTCTAAAACCCGTCCAGCGACGAAAGAATGCCAAATCGAGCGTTCCTGAAAAGCTGTGCTGTCCGCGGTGTAGTGCTCCATCCAGCTACCTGTATGCGAACAACGGAGACAAAGGGCAATTCCAATGTAAAGTCTGCGGATGCCTCTTTAATAAACAAAGCCGGTATCTGAAGGAAGCCATCCTCAAATGTCCCCACTGCTTAAAAACACTTGAAAAAGTAAAAGAACGAAAGGACTTCGACGTTTTCAAATGTAAGAACAATGACTGTTCCTATTACCAAAAGAAGTTGCGCCAAATGACACAAGCAGAAAAGAAACGATTCAAGGAAGATCCCCAGGCCTTCAAAGTTCGGTATATTTACCGTCAGTTTCAATTCGATTTCAAACCGATGGCAGATGCGTCCCCGGTTCAACCTAAGGTGGATCTCTCCAGGATCTATGTGTCTTCACACACACTCGGGCTCATTCTTACGTACCACGTAAACTATGGCATCTCCGCACGGAAGACCGCAGCGCTGATGAGAGACGTTCATAACGTGCATATTTCTCATCAAAGTGTGCTGAACTACATGAACAGTGTTGCGTTGACGGTGAAGCCTTTTGTGGATAATTTCCCGTACGAGTTGTCTGATCAGTTCTGTGGGGATGAAACCTACATCCGTGTAAACGGGCGCTGGCATTACATCTTCTTCTTTTTCGATGCCGCTAAGAAGGTCATCCTGTCCTATCGGACTTCACCGAATCGGGACACCTTTTCAGCGATTCGCGCCCTGGATGATATGTTCAGGAAGATGAAGACCATTCCAGAGAACTTGAACATCGTGGTGGACGGAAACCCTATCTACCTGTTGGCCCAACAATTCTTTGCGCAACACGATATCCATTTTGATGTGACACGTGTAATCGGGCTGACAAACGAAGACCCTGTGTCAACTGAATATCGTCCATTGAAGCAAATCATCGAGCGTTTGAACCGGACATTTAAAGGGAACTACCGCGCCACCCATGGCTTTGGTTCCGAAGATGGATCGGTTTCTCACGTGACGCTGTTTGTCGCGTACTTCAACTTTCTCCGTCCTCATTCATCCTTGGAAGGCCGGGTACCTGTGATTGTCCCAGAATTGAAGGAAATGCCTCACATGCCCGCTCGATGGACGAAACTGATTGAACTATCGCAACAGTGGCTGACCGAGAATGCCAGCTGACTTTTTGTTTAGCTGAGCTTTTGGGAACATCGTGAATCGAGCAATCGGCGAAGCGAACTCTTGACAAACCGAACGGAGAAAAAGGTTAAAATTGGTTAAAGTCAAGGGCTATTTGTCATGTCTTCTTTTTGTCCCCTTCGCCCTTGGTGCACACTACGCAACCTTTTTCGACTGTTTGTCAAGAGCGATTGCGGTACATGGCCGACGACTTACTGTAGTGCGAGTCGCGAATTTGAGTTTTCATAGAAATTTTGACACTACCGATTGTACGGACAAACGAACATTTTCAAACAGAAGCCTCTTTTAACTTCTCCATAATCTTTACTTTAGGCAATATGACTTGCACCACTTCACCTTTTCCGATTAATCCAAGGTGATTGGACGCTGTCACTTTTGTCACTACCTTATTATCCCGATATTCAACTAACGTCGCCGTCAAACTAACAGTGGTACCAAGAGGTGACGCTGAGAGATGTTTCAACTGGACTGAGGCGCCCATCCCCTCCTCATCGTCTTCTAAAAACGGCAGGATGATTTTCCTCGACACCCACTCCATATGGTGAGTCATAGCCACTGTTGAATAAACAGGATGAACGACTTGCCCTTCAAATGACGCAAACATATCCTCTGTCACAGTGATTACAATCGTTTCCTCTCTTCCAACGTTCATCCCCGGTCTCATCATTTATCCCCTACTTCATTTATAATGTTAGGTAATATTGCAAGCGCTTACAAAAATACTATTTGACACTTATCATAGTAAATATATGTGCATAAGGCTTCGTTAGAAGTATTTTGATAGCTGCCTTTTACTAATCACACATTCAATTTTGTTTATCGGATAACATGCTTTTGAATTCTTGCATCGTTCGATCCATCTGATTTTCCGCCTCTTCCATCATAGAAGCGAATAACTCTTTGACAGATGGGATGTTTTCTATTAAGCCTGCTATTTGTCCACTATTAATGAAGCCATTTTCCATATCGCCTTCGACTGCACCTTTGATATGCTTTTGTTCAGAAGTCATGTCACTATATTTTTCCAGTGACATCCCCGATTCTTCCAAGTCTTTAAGCTTCATTGCATAAGGCGTCCTCAAGATTCGTCTGAGCCGCCCTAAACTGCGTCCAATCAATATGGTTTCCGTGTCACTTGCATCGACAAGGTTCTGTTTATAACGGTCATGAAACGGTGCCTCCTTTGTCGCTATGAGGCGAGTACCGATTTGTACACCACTGGCACCTAACATAAGCGCAGCCGCCAACCCTTTCCCATCACCTATACCACCTGCAGCAATGACCGGTACCGTAACGTTCTTCACAATCTGCGGTATTAATGTGAAAGTCGTCAGTTCCAAATTGGAATTAATGCCCGCTGCCTCGAACCCTTCCGCCACAAGAATATCCGCTCCCGCCGCCTCCGCTTTACGCGCATGTTGCACGGAAGCAACAAGTGCAATGACCAGTACACCATTTTCTTTTAGTACTGGGACATACGGTGCTGGATTTCCCGCTGATAGGGAAACAATAGGAATCTTATGTTTGAGAACAAGATCGATTAACTCATTTACATAAGGAGAAACATTGATTGCGATATTGATAGCGAATTTCCTGTTCGTCAGACGTTTTGTTTCCATTATCATTTTTTCAACTTCATCCGGAGCCAACGTTCCGCATCCGATTGTACCAAGGCCACCTGCCTCTGAAACAGCCGCGGTCAGTTGCGCATTGCTGATATTCCCCATCCCTCCTTGAATAATTGGAAAGTCGATCTGAAGCCTATCACAAACATATATCATTTTTCGTTCACCCCTATGAATATATGTTATACTAATCTAAGTTAAAAAACAATTAGGATAAATAGAAATTTCTATTTTGTCCTAATTGGTTGTCAATTTAGCCGATCAGGCTACTATAGGAGGAGGAGATTTGCTTTGTTAATCACATATAAAGGGAAAAGTCCGTCACTCGATCCGACGGTTTTCGTCGCACCAGGCGCTAAAGTCATCGGGGACGTGAAAGTCGGAACAGAGTCGACCATTTGGTTTAATACGGTGTTACGGGGAGATGAAGGGCCCATTTCAATTGGGAATCGATGCAGCATCCAGGATAATTCAACAATCCATTTATATGAAGATGCTCCGGTTGTCGTAGAAGATGAGGTAACCGTCGGGCATAACGTAATCCTACATGGTTGCAAAGTCGGAAGACGCTCGATCATTGGAATGGGATCTACCATCCTTGATCATGCTGAAATTGGCGAAGAGTGTATTATTGGTGCCAACACATTGATTCCGCCAGGGAAAAAAATCCCTCCACGCTCTCTCGTTGTTGGTTCGCCTGGGAAGGTAGTAAGAGAATTGAACGAAAGTGACTTTGAAATCATTCAGCTATCGATAGATTCATATGTACAAAAAGGCTATGATTATCGAGATATTTTTTCCGATCAAGATAGCGAATGATAAAAACCGGTTTGTCCACTTGGGTTACGGGTTGAGAACGCGGGGAGAAAACATTGAAAAGCATAGCGAATAAGGACGCAATTCGCAGGTGAATTTGAGCGAAAAGGAGCACATCTTTGCTCTGACAGGTGAAACACCCTTCGGAGCGAAGCGAAGCGGAGCGAAGCGGAGAGGTGTGGTTCATCGCCCGCCCTCCGGAACACGTCCGGCTGCAGCGCAGATCAACGGTTTAGAACCACTATCCCGTTAACGGCGCGATTCTTGAAAACTTTACGTCTAGCTTTTTCAAATGTTGATTAGGTGATAGAATTACAGTAGCAGCTACATACAGCGGATGGGCGGTTGGCACTCCCTTGTGAAAGGGGGTGTTTATATGGTGACATACGAAGCGATGAACATGCTATTCCAATTTGGAATGTTCCTGGCGGCAATGCTAACAGCTATCGCCGCGATGATTGCTCTATCCACCAATAGAAAAAAGTAAC is a genomic window of Sporosarcina oncorhynchi containing:
- a CDS encoding gamma carbonic anhydrase family protein; amino-acid sequence: MLITYKGKSPSLDPTVFVAPGAKVIGDVKVGTESTIWFNTVLRGDEGPISIGNRCSIQDNSTIHLYEDAPVVVEDEVTVGHNVILHGCKVGRRSIIGMGSTILDHAEIGEECIIGANTLIPPGKKIPPRSLVVGSPGKVVRELNESDFEIIQLSIDSYVQKGYDYRDIFSDQDSE
- a CDS encoding NAD(P)H-dependent flavin oxidoreductase, coding for MIYVCDRLQIDFPIIQGGMGNISNAQLTAAVSEAGGLGTIGCGTLAPDEVEKMIMETKRLTNRKFAINIAINVSPYVNELIDLVLKHKIPIVSLSAGNPAPYVPVLKENGVLVIALVASVQHARKAEAAGADILVAEGFEAAGINSNLELTTFTLIPQIVKNVTVPVIAAGGIGDGKGLAAALMLGASGVQIGTRLIATKEAPFHDRYKQNLVDASDTETILIGRSLGRLRRILRTPYAMKLKDLEESGMSLEKYSDMTSEQKHIKGAVEGDMENGFINSGQIAGLIENIPSVKELFASMMEEAENQMDRTMQEFKSMLSDKQN
- a CDS encoding DDE-type integrase/transposase/recombinase; the protein is MYPQLLAYLLQYIKYQHTIIITLLTVVLGKAVGSVRPDEPVDKPYRKLQIDELPVLEKLEKLSFQDLLDDYFKAHGKSLKPVQRRKNAKSSVPEKLCCPRCSAPSSYLYANNGDKGQFQCKVCGCLFNKQSRYLKEAILKCPHCLKTLEKVKERKDFDVFKCKNNDCSYYQKKLRQMTQAEKKRFKEDPQAFKVRYIYRQFQFDFKPMADASPVQPKVDLSRIYVSSHTLGLILTYHVNYGISARKTAALMRDVHNVHISHQSVLNYMNSVALTVKPFVDNFPYELSDQFCGDETYIRVNGRWHYIFFFFDAAKKVILSYRTSPNRDTFSAIRALDDMFRKMKTIPENLNIVVDGNPIYLLAQQFFAQHDIHFDVTRVIGLTNEDPVSTEYRPLKQIIERLNRTFKGNYRATHGFGSEDGSVSHVTLFVAYFNFLRPHSSLEGRVPVIVPELKEMPHMPARWTKLIELSQQWLTENAS
- a CDS encoding putative holin-like toxin → MVTYEAMNMLFQFGMFLAAMLTAIAAMIALSTNRKK
- a CDS encoding thioesterase family protein, with translation MNVGREETIVITVTEDMFASFEGQVVHPVYSTVAMTHHMEWVSRKIILPFLEDDEEGMGASVQLKHLSASPLGTTVSLTATLVEYRDNKVVTKVTASNHLGLIGKGEVVQVILPKVKIMEKLKEASV